The following proteins are co-located in the Siansivirga zeaxanthinifaciens CC-SAMT-1 genome:
- the pth gene encoding aminoacyl-tRNA hydrolase, protein MCKFLIRLFTKKKSIHNHELMKKYLIVGLGNIGEKYANTRHNIGFKILDYFAENESIIFETQKLGDIAQFKLKGRTFIFLKPNTYMNLSGKAVVYWLNKENIPLENLLVITDDLNLPFGSIRVKTKGSDGGHNGLKDIQEKLNTTAYNRFRFGISDAFKKGQQVDYVLGEWDAEENEKLKERLQKASELIKSFGLAGINITMNSFNGK, encoded by the coding sequence ATGTGTAAATTTTTAATTCGGTTATTTACTAAGAAAAAAAGCATACACAATCACGAATTAATGAAGAAATATTTAATAGTTGGTTTAGGAAATATTGGAGAAAAATACGCCAACACCCGACATAATATCGGCTTTAAAATTTTAGATTATTTTGCAGAAAATGAATCTATAATTTTTGAAACCCAGAAACTAGGTGACATAGCTCAATTTAAATTAAAGGGAAGAACTTTTATTTTCTTAAAGCCTAATACCTACATGAATTTAAGTGGTAAAGCGGTTGTATATTGGCTTAATAAAGAAAATATTCCTTTAGAGAATTTATTAGTTATAACAGACGATTTAAATTTACCTTTTGGAAGTATTAGAGTAAAAACCAAAGGCAGCGATGGAGGACATAATGGATTGAAAGATATTCAAGAAAAATTAAATACCACAGCTTACAATAGGTTTAGATTTGGTATTAGTGATGCCTTTAAAAAAGGTCAGCAAGTAGATTATGTTTTAGGAGAATGGGATGCCGAAGAAAATGAAAAATTAAAAGAACGCCTGCAAAAAGCTTCAGAGCTTATTAAATCTTTTGGTTTAGCAGGTATTAATATCACTATGAATAGTTTTAACGGTAAATAA
- a CDS encoding 50S ribosomal protein L25/general stress protein Ctc, producing the protein MKSITINGSQRESVGKKATKALRNAGQVPCVLYGGDKPVHFSAEELAFSKLVYTPNAHTVVIALENGETYNAILQDIQFHPVTDKILHVDFYQLFEDKEITMEIPVVFVGNSRGVKAGGVLRKNRRSLRVKALPANLPDFIEADITPLRIGNKLYITTLENDAYKFMHPDNTVVCLVRRSRNSVADDSDEEEETEAVAEATQE; encoded by the coding sequence ATGAAATCAATTACAATCAACGGATCTCAAAGAGAAAGCGTGGGCAAAAAAGCAACAAAAGCCTTACGTAATGCTGGTCAGGTTCCTTGCGTATTATACGGAGGAGATAAGCCAGTTCATTTCTCAGCAGAAGAATTAGCTTTCTCAAAACTTGTATACACGCCTAATGCGCATACAGTTGTGATTGCTTTAGAAAATGGTGAAACTTATAACGCTATCTTACAAGATATTCAATTTCACCCAGTAACAGATAAAATCTTACACGTAGATTTCTATCAGTTATTCGAAGACAAAGAAATTACTATGGAAATTCCTGTAGTATTTGTTGGTAATTCACGTGGTGTTAAAGCCGGTGGTGTTTTACGTAAAAACAGACGTAGCTTAAGAGTTAAAGCTTTACCAGCTAACTTACCAGATTTTATCGAGGCAGATATCACTCCTTTAAGAATTGGTAACAAACTTTACATTACAACTTTAGAAAACGATGCATATAAATTTATGCACCCAGATAACACCGTTGTATGTTTAGTAAGACGTTCAAGAAATTCTGTAGCAGACGATTCTGATGAAGAAGAAGAAACAGAAGCAGTAGCAGAAGCAACTCAGGAATAA
- a CDS encoding ribose-phosphate pyrophosphokinase: MPIVITEAKIFACTQSKVLGEKIAKAFGAELGNVITSTYSDGEFQPSYEESIRGTRIFIIGSTNPGPENLMEMLLMIDAAKRASARHITAVLPYFGWARQDRKDKPRVPIAAKLVAKMLEAAGATRIITMDLHADQIQGFFEKPVDHLFASTIFLPYLKSLNLPNLTIASPDMGGSKRAYAYSKALESDVVICYKQRAKANVISHMELIGDVTGKNVVLVDDMVDTAGTLTKAADLMMERGALSVRAICTHPLLSGDAYERLEKSKLEELIVTDSIPVKPLSNKIRVLSCADLFANVMEKVHNNKSISSKFIM; encoded by the coding sequence ATGCCCATCGTTATAACCGAAGCTAAAATTTTTGCATGTACACAAAGTAAAGTACTAGGGGAAAAAATAGCAAAGGCATTTGGAGCCGAATTAGGAAATGTAATTACATCAACGTATAGCGATGGTGAATTTCAGCCTTCTTATGAAGAATCAATTAGAGGTACTCGTATCTTTATTATTGGTTCTACCAATCCAGGCCCAGAGAATTTAATGGAAATGTTGTTAATGATTGATGCTGCTAAACGCGCTTCAGCCAGACACATTACTGCGGTATTACCATATTTTGGTTGGGCTAGACAGGATAGAAAAGATAAACCTAGAGTTCCTATCGCAGCTAAACTGGTAGCTAAAATGTTAGAAGCTGCTGGGGCTACAAGAATCATCACCATGGATTTACACGCCGATCAAATCCAAGGATTCTTTGAAAAACCTGTTGATCATTTATTTGCGTCAACCATATTTTTGCCGTATTTAAAGAGTTTAAACTTACCAAATTTAACCATTGCTTCTCCAGATATGGGAGGTTCTAAAAGAGCTTATGCCTATTCTAAAGCATTAGAAAGTGATGTTGTAATTTGTTATAAGCAACGAGCAAAAGCAAATGTTATATCTCATATGGAACTTATAGGGGATGTAACAGGTAAAAATGTTGTGTTAGTAGACGATATGGTTGATACAGCTGGAACCTTAACTAAAGCGGCCGATTTAATGATGGAAAGAGGTGCGTTAAGTGTTAGAGCCATTTGTACACACCCGCTATTATCTGGTGATGCTTACGAACGATTAGAAAAATCGAAATTAGAAGAACTTATAGTAACAGACTCCATACCAGTGAAACCATTAAGTAACAAAATTAGAGTTTTAAGCTGTGCAGATTTATTTGCGAATGTTATGGAAAAAGTACATAACAACAAGTCTATCAGTTCTAAATTTATAATGTAA
- a CDS encoding recombinase family protein: MRQPYKNRYIMKQAILYVRVSTDEQADKGFSLRDQEQKLKNYCKLNNYDIIGVYREDYSAKTFNRPEFKKLMQYAKKNATTIDEILFIKWDRFSRNTTESYNVIKTFNDLGIIVNAIEQPLDLSIPEQGIMLAVYLSIPEVENQRRSLNVISGMRRAFKEGRYVASPPKGYDMGRDNHKKPILKPNEDAKHIQKAFELIASKHYNQKEVLDILRKNGFKTSKSAFARIIRNSLYCGDIYIKAFKDEQEMIVEGIHEPIVSKALFQEVQSIIDGGKKQFKLKHKKINPIFPLKDFVLCPNCHNPLLASSSKGRSKYYDYYHCVKPCNTRYKAQDVELWFQDFLQGISLNKNAQTLLFKMIKDKFKLQSKTQALGPNHYKKLSDINERLEKLQDLFIDGKIDSNDYQKAKIRYETTFNELKDKEKQQTNQNEILNTYRNGLNKLESIDNLFINSDIDRKRKLIGSIFPKKFQFEKNEVRTADVNPILLKITSVNKGLQGNKKRDKSKKNDLSHLVLKAGIEPALRRTGF; the protein is encoded by the coding sequence ATGCGACAACCTTACAAAAATCGATACATTATGAAACAAGCTATTTTATACGTCAGGGTTTCTACAGACGAACAAGCTGACAAAGGATTTTCATTGCGAGACCAAGAGCAAAAACTGAAAAACTACTGCAAACTTAATAACTATGATATTATAGGTGTCTACAGAGAAGATTATTCTGCTAAAACATTTAATAGACCCGAATTCAAAAAGCTTATGCAGTATGCCAAAAAGAATGCTACAACCATTGATGAAATTTTATTTATAAAATGGGATAGGTTTTCTAGAAATACCACCGAATCTTATAATGTTATTAAAACCTTTAATGATTTAGGTATTATCGTCAATGCTATCGAACAACCTTTAGATTTATCTATCCCTGAACAGGGAATCATGCTTGCAGTATATCTGTCTATACCAGAGGTTGAAAATCAAAGACGTTCCCTTAATGTCATATCTGGTATGAGACGTGCTTTTAAAGAAGGGAGATATGTAGCTAGCCCTCCTAAAGGCTATGATATGGGTAGAGACAACCACAAGAAACCCATTCTTAAACCCAATGAAGATGCTAAACATATTCAGAAAGCTTTTGAGCTTATTGCTTCTAAACACTACAATCAAAAAGAGGTACTGGATATTCTAAGAAAAAATGGATTTAAGACTAGTAAATCTGCTTTTGCTAGAATTATCAGAAACAGCCTCTATTGTGGAGATATTTACATTAAAGCATTCAAAGACGAGCAGGAAATGATTGTAGAGGGCATACATGAACCTATTGTTTCTAAAGCATTATTTCAAGAGGTGCAATCCATTATTGATGGTGGAAAAAAGCAGTTTAAACTAAAACATAAAAAAATAAATCCCATTTTTCCATTAAAAGATTTTGTGCTTTGCCCTAATTGCCATAATCCCTTATTAGCTAGTTCTAGCAAAGGGCGTTCTAAATATTATGACTATTACCATTGTGTGAAACCATGCAATACAAGATATAAAGCTCAGGATGTGGAACTTTGGTTTCAAGACTTTTTACAGGGTATTAGTTTAAATAAAAACGCCCAAACCTTACTCTTTAAAATGATTAAAGATAAGTTTAAACTACAATCTAAAACCCAAGCACTGGGACCAAATCATTATAAAAAATTGAGCGATATTAACGAGAGACTTGAAAAGCTTCAGGACCTGTTTATTGATGGGAAAATAGACTCTAATGACTACCAAAAAGCTAAAATTAGATATGAAACTACTTTCAACGAATTAAAGGATAAAGAAAAACAGCAAACCAATCAAAACGAAATTCTTAACACCTATAGAAACGGATTAAATAAATTAGAAAGCATTGATAATCTGTTTATTAATTCAGATATTGACCGTAAGAGAAAATTAATTGGTTCGATATTCCCTAAAAAATTTCAATTTGAAAAAAATGAAGTTCGAACCGCTGATGTAAACCCAATACTTTTGAAAATTACTAGTGTTAACAAGGGTTTACAAGGGAATAAAAAAAGGGACAAATCAAAAAAAAATGATTTGTCCCACTTGGTACTCAAGGCGGGAATCGAACCCGCACTCCGAAGAACCGGATTTTGA
- a CDS encoding IS3 family transposase (programmed frameshift), whose translation MRKTPKHYTLEFKQKAVELSYAKGNVQQVCEDLDIFPSVLYRWRNELKEYVKNSFPGRGKPKMTDEEKEIARLQKALKEAEMERDNLKKGHQHLLQERQEKYQFIKQHLMRFSVEMMCKVLKVSKSAYYHWLDSSPSKLWLENQKISEFIRSIFKESSQTYGSPRITMELEALGYKISKPRVARIMKANYLFAIQKRKFKATTNSNHNYPIAPNLLNQNFKVGRPNQVWVSDITYIRTKQGWIYLTVIIDLFNRKVVGWALSEDLTTNNTIIKAWQMATKNIVLTQPLIFHSDRGIQYASYTFTNLLESYNGLVKQSMSRKGNCWDNAVAESFFKSLKVEWVYRHDYSLKSQAELSIFGWIETWYNKKRRHSFLGNKTIKEFELDMYNTKLAA comes from the exons ATGAGAAAAACACCAAAACACTACACCTTAGAGTTTAAACAAAAAGCGGTAGAATTAAGTTACGCTAAAGGTAATGTACAACAGGTCTGTGAAGACTTAGATATTTTTCCATCTGTTCTTTATCGTTGGCGTAACGAACTAAAAGAGTACGTTAAAAACAGTTTTCCAGGTCGAGGTAAGCCTAAGATGACCGATGAAGAAAAAGAGATAGCTCGTTTACAAAAAGCCTTAAAAGAAGCCGAGATGGAACGTGATA ATCTTAAAAAAGGCCATCAGCATCTTCTCCAAGAGCGACAAGAAAAATACCAGTTTATAAAGCAACACCTTATGAGATTTTCTGTCGAGATGATGTGTAAAGTTTTAAAAGTTAGTAAAAGTGCTTATTACCATTGGTTAGATTCTAGCCCGAGTAAGTTATGGTTAGAAAACCAAAAAATAAGTGAATTTATAAGGTCTATTTTTAAAGAAAGTAGTCAGACTTATGGTTCTCCAAGGATAACCATGGAGCTAGAAGCATTAGGGTATAAGATATCAAAACCTAGAGTAGCTCGTATTATGAAAGCTAATTACTTATTTGCAATACAAAAACGTAAGTTTAAGGCAACTACAAATAGCAATCATAATTATCCCATAGCTCCTAACTTATTAAATCAAAATTTTAAGGTTGGTAGACCAAACCAAGTATGGGTTAGTGATATCACTTATATAAGAACAAAACAAGGTTGGATTTACCTTACTGTAATCATTGATTTATTTAATAGAAAGGTTGTTGGCTGGGCCCTAAGCGAAGATTTAACCACAAACAATACTATTATTAAAGCATGGCAAATGGCTACTAAAAACATTGTTTTAACACAACCTTTGATATTCCATTCGGATAGAGGCATACAATATGCTAGTTATACGTTTACCAATCTACTAGAAAGTTATAATGGTTTAGTTAAGCAATCGATGAGCCGTAAGGGTAATTGCTGGGATAATGCAGTAGCAGAATCCTTTTTTAAATCTTTAAAAGTAGAATGGGTTTATAGACATGATTATAGCTTAAAATCACAAGCCGAATTATCTATCTTTGGATGGATAGAAACTTGGTATAATAAAAAACGGAGACATTCCTTTTTAGGAAATAAAACAATAAAAGAATTTGAATTAGATATGTATAACACTAAATTAGCAGCATAG
- a CDS encoding HNH endonuclease: MQQWFPQQSGISIKEEVLESLESNWFNFIKENKYIKNSFVSNDVTTQFKKTYKEGKSKDILQTRYERNPEARKRCLKHFGYSCKVCSYDFEKHFGEIGKGFIHVHHINQISEIGKEYEVDPIKDLIPVCPNCHAMIHSKRPAFTIEEIKEIIR; the protein is encoded by the coding sequence TTGCAACAATGGTTTCCTCAACAAAGCGGAATTTCAATAAAAGAAGAAGTTTTGGAAAGTTTGGAATCTAATTGGTTTAACTTTATTAAAGAGAATAAATACATAAAAAATAGTTTTGTTTCTAACGATGTTACCACACAATTTAAAAAAACATATAAAGAAGGTAAATCCAAAGACATTTTACAAACTCGATACGAAAGAAATCCTGAAGCCCGAAAAAGGTGTTTAAAGCATTTTGGTTATTCTTGTAAAGTTTGTTCATATGATTTTGAAAAGCACTTTGGAGAAATTGGCAAAGGGTTTATTCACGTCCATCACATAAATCAGATTTCGGAAATAGGAAAAGAATATGAAGTTGACCCAATAAAAGACTTAATTCCTGTTTGTCCGAACTGTCACGCAATGATTCATTCAAAACGACCAGCATTTACGATTGAGGAAATTAAAGAAATAATAAGATAA
- a CDS encoding IS110 family RNA-guided transposase → MNKNIEFFGIDISKDVFDVFSLEMGHNQFSNNEKGFKQFIKKLSKGSLVVMEATGYYHYCLAQYLYEKGYAVSVVNPLSGKCFIQMKLSKVKTDKSDAKSICEYARNNEVPLYTAKDKSQAECLQLLRLMDTYAKHRTAIKNKLDGEKVLGMPSKAVYRSLSRTVKHLNKELLLLEGRLIALVKEEQQEQLRLLKTIPGIGEKAAILLVVFTDGFSKFETSKQLCCYAGITPTIRQSGSSVRGRSRISKIGNKKLRNQLFLSSFTACQYNKACRELFERIVAQGKSKKLALLAVCNKLLKQAFAIVKSGLQYNENFVSKRA, encoded by the coding sequence ATGAATAAAAATATAGAATTTTTTGGAATAGACATCAGTAAAGATGTATTTGATGTTTTTAGTTTGGAGATGGGACATAATCAGTTTTCCAACAATGAAAAGGGATTTAAGCAATTCATTAAAAAACTATCAAAGGGAAGTTTGGTGGTTATGGAAGCCACGGGCTATTACCACTATTGTTTAGCACAATATTTATATGAAAAAGGCTATGCTGTTTCGGTAGTAAATCCTTTATCGGGAAAGTGTTTTATCCAGATGAAATTGTCGAAGGTAAAAACAGATAAAAGTGATGCAAAATCTATCTGTGAATATGCTCGTAACAATGAAGTGCCACTTTATACAGCAAAGGACAAAAGTCAAGCCGAATGTTTGCAGTTACTTCGTTTGATGGATACTTATGCAAAGCACCGTACCGCCATAAAGAACAAATTGGATGGGGAAAAGGTTTTAGGCATGCCTTCAAAAGCAGTATATCGTTCATTAAGCAGAACCGTAAAGCATTTAAACAAGGAGTTATTACTTCTGGAAGGCCGATTAATAGCGTTGGTAAAAGAGGAACAACAGGAACAATTAAGGCTTTTAAAAACCATTCCAGGCATAGGAGAAAAAGCGGCAATTTTATTGGTTGTATTCACAGATGGTTTTTCAAAGTTTGAAACCTCAAAACAACTGTGTTGTTATGCTGGTATTACACCTACCATAAGGCAATCAGGTAGTAGTGTGAGAGGACGTAGTAGGATAAGTAAAATAGGGAACAAGAAATTAAGGAATCAATTGTTTTTGAGCAGTTTTACCGCTTGCCAATACAATAAGGCTTGCAGAGAACTATTTGAGCGTATTGTGGCACAAGGAAAAAGTAAAAAGCTGGCTTTGTTGGCGGTTTGCAATAAACTGTTAAAACAGGCCTTTGCAATTGTAAAATCGGGATTGCAATACAATGAGAATTTTGTTTCAAAAAGGGCTTAA
- a CDS encoding tetratricopeptide repeat protein, producing the protein MTPKQQERIKNKIKKVKAALAADKRFWGGQYHDGHGLRYIPPQLYIELNDYTGGLRYFNWFHKNFPDDSGYPDFLFEWTIILYKTGRLKEAEKKAFETFCSNTYLFDNFFERQVTKLEKWEGSNLETQEFVDNQFSYSNKQDNLADFSEWLDNFITAEKFILLSNKYLDIQKRLKVEKDTETRQYLIQHERQLVNEL; encoded by the coding sequence ATGACACCGAAACAACAAGAGCGAATTAAAAATAAAATCAAAAAAGTTAAAGCGGCTCTTGCGGCTGACAAAAGATTTTGGGGCGGACAATATCACGATGGACATGGATTGCGTTACATTCCACCACAACTATACATAGAACTCAACGACTATACAGGTGGACTTCGTTACTTCAACTGGTTCCATAAAAACTTTCCTGACGATAGTGGCTATCCTGACTTTTTGTTCGAGTGGACAATTATACTTTACAAGACAGGCAGACTGAAAGAAGCCGAGAAGAAAGCATTTGAAACATTTTGCAGTAACACTTATTTGTTCGACAATTTTTTCGAAAGACAAGTAACTAAGCTTGAAAAGTGGGAAGGTTCAAACCTCGAAACACAAGAATTCGTAGACAACCAATTTAGCTATTCTAACAAGCAGGACAACTTGGCTGACTTTTCAGAATGGTTAGACAATTTTATCACTGCCGAAAAATTCATTCTATTGAGCAACAAATATCTCGACATTCAAAAGCGACTGAAAGTAGAAAAAGACACCGAAACAAGACAGTATTTAATTCAACACGAAAGACAGCTAGTAAATGAACTGTAA
- a CDS encoding IS3 family transposase (programmed frameshift), which produces MKTTQFTEHQIVAMLKQHEQGIKVSDIARANGISDKTFYRWKSKYGGMDATELKRIKELEAENSKLKRMYADLALMNQALKDVIEKKPITLCEKKELVTYMISNYPISERKACKIIKVPRSSYSYKAVVKQDDVYIKQLDQLVQKHIAIGFWKSYHRIRRSGEIINHKKLYRIYTAMKLNIRRRSKKRLPARVKQQLFQPSQMNEVWSIDFMSDALWDGRRIRLLNIIDDYNREVLMIETDTSLPTIRVIRCLAQIGERRGLPKMIRVDNGPEFISAKLDMWCKDNDIQLIFIQPGEPIQNAFIERLNGTFRRDILNAYVFKSIQEVKDISQEWIQDYNYNIPHKSLKNKTPIEYRLNE; this is translated from the exons ATGAAAACAACTCAATTTACCGAACACCAGATTGTTGCCATGTTAAAACAGCATGAGCAAGGTATTAAAGTTTCTGATATTGCTAGAGCAAATGGCATATCCGACAAAACCTTTTACCGATGGAAAAGCAAATACGGAGGTATGGATGCCACAGAACTAAAACGCATAAAAGAACTCGAGGCAGAGAACTCAAAACTCAAAAGAATGTATGCCGATTTAGCGCTTATGAATCAAGCGCTAAAAGATGTGATTGAAAAAAAGC CTATAACGCTTTGCGAGAAAAAAGAACTAGTCACTTACATGATAAGTAATTATCCTATAAGCGAACGTAAAGCGTGTAAAATAATCAAAGTTCCTAGAAGTAGCTATAGCTATAAAGCTGTTGTTAAACAGGATGATGTCTACATAAAACAACTTGACCAGTTAGTTCAAAAACATATTGCCATTGGATTTTGGAAAAGCTATCATCGCATACGAAGATCAGGAGAAATCATTAATCACAAAAAGTTATATCGTATCTATACAGCTATGAAATTAAATATAAGAAGGCGTTCCAAGAAAAGATTACCTGCAAGAGTAAAACAACAACTATTTCAACCATCACAGATGAACGAAGTTTGGAGTATTGATTTTATGAGTGATGCACTATGGGACGGTAGGAGAATCCGATTATTAAATATTATAGATGATTATAACAGAGAAGTATTGATGATTGAAACAGATACTTCATTACCAACAATAAGAGTTATTAGATGCCTAGCCCAAATTGGAGAACGCAGAGGATTACCAAAAATGATTAGAGTAGATAATGGTCCCGAGTTTATAAGCGCAAAACTCGATATGTGGTGCAAAGACAATGATATCCAGCTTATATTTATTCAACCTGGAGAACCAATTCAAAATGCTTTTATTGAACGATTAAATGGTACTTTTAGAAGAGATATCCTTAATGCCTATGTGTTTAAATCTATACAAGAAGTAAAAGATATAAGCCAGGAATGGATACAAGATTACAATTACAACATACCTCACAAATCACTTAAAAATAAAACACCAATTGAATACCGATTAAATGAATAA